The following are encoded together in the Babesia microti strain RI chromosome II, complete genome genome:
- a CDS encoding hypothetical protein (overlaps_old_locusTagID:BBM_II02095): MGSIYYRFGSERGIWRELNIDVDLTAGLLVSDLKILVAEETNLSHEFARRTDLSLSLYDSNGNTTQLGDNCLVHPGERIVVNRIAWTRAPNIVHEASKQLSAIEIALPSPTLENVLPDSLICTLCQQTMKKPVLVKCTFACGASGCKKCVLRIMDKNVQHEGVQDGVDTSAYNNNKCPFCKKGHVTAITINRRLQSLLQSLDANKNDITDCKDHVDNGDQLKIDQSNADNIVNDADHQNDSEMDEDDNLHLPTFSYPSHYVYLLSNELFNLVRSSGYTFISEGQSSWLGVYLDAEGDSSEAKIIPISLVGGGTSYVIGGVFKLGTKCKVQLQYDEAAKEFLEQAIKLGIDTNGLAVYRSNWINKFLDTPMVPIRKQPFVTFISNNTFKGNNGILSSKKLLFNECTEIAIDEHTFNLVVAAVNTHNPMASKLSVKNVMKDTVKRKVKRLNWRDACYPGGPNPLPMHLGDTNPYAGYCHLLPFLSESQFQLLKKAQELLKINFLKSFKKNVIKSLKMGKISKKVAGKLLCKMYDNMNNIVVTDVNV, encoded by the coding sequence ATGGGCAGCATTTACTACCGCTTCGGCAGCGAGCGCGGCATATGGCGTGAGTTAAACATAGATGTGGATCTTACTGCTGGGTTATTAGTATCGGACCTTAAAATTTTGGTTGCTGAAGAAACTAATTTGTCGCATGAATTTGCACGCAGGACAGATTTGTCCCTATCTTTATACGATAGCAATGGAAATACTACGCAATTGGGCGACAATTGTTTGGTCCACCCAGGGGAACGGATAGTGGTGAACCGCATAGCATGGACGAGAGCACCAAATATAGTTCACGAAGCATCTAAGCAATTATCtgcaattgaaattgcATTACCCAGTCCTACACTGGAAAATGTGTTACCAGATTCGCTAATTTGCACATTATGTCAGCAAACTATGAAGAAACCTGTACTGGTAAAGTGTACATTTGCATGTGGTGCATCTGgatgtaaaaaatgtgtGTTAAGGATTATGGATAAAAACGTTCAACATGAAGGGGTTCAAGATGGGGTGGATACTAGtgcatataataataataaatgcCCATTTTGCAAAAAGGGGCATGTAACCGCTATAACAATCAATCGCAGATTACAAAGTTTACTTCAATCTCTTGATGCTAATAAGAATGATATTACAGATTGTAAAGATCATGTGGATAATGGTgatcaattgaaaattgaCCAAAGCAACGCAGATAATATAGTGAATGATGCAGACCATCAAAATGATAGCGAAATGGATgaagatgataatttacatttaccAACGTTCTCTTATCCCTCTCATTACGTATACCTATTGTCTAATGAACTATTTAATCTAGTACGGAGTAGTGGATATACATTCATATCCGAGGGACAGAGTTCTTGGCTCGGTGTATATCTAGATGCCGAGGGTGATAGTAGTGAAGCCAAGATCATACCCATATCTCTTGTGGGTGGCGGCACCAGTTATGTTATCGGGGGAGTATTTAAACTAGGCACCAAGTGTAAAGTACAACTACAATACGACGAAGCGGCCAAGGAGTTTCTAGAACAAGCGATAAAGCTCGGTATAGACACTAATGGACTAGCTGTATACCGTTCTAACTggataaacaaatttttagaTACACCAATGGTACCTATAAGAAAGCAACCCTTCGTAACATTCATATCCAACAACACATTCAAAGGCAACAATGGAATACTGTCTAGCAAAAAACttttatttaatgaatGCACCGAAATAGCAATTGATGAGCATACATTCAATTTAGTGGTCGCTGCTGTAAACACTCACAATCCAATGGCATCAAAACTGTCTGTTAAGAATGTGATGAAAGATACTGTTAAAAGGAAGGTTAAAAGACTTAATTGGCGAGATGCTTGTTATCCTGGAGGCCCAAATCCTCTGCCTATGCACCTCGGGGATACTAACCCGTATGCAGGTTACTGCCATTTATTACCGTTCCTGAGTGAATCCCAATTTCAGTTACTAAAAAAGGCCCAAGAATTACTGAAGATAAACTTCCTGAAGTCTTTCAAAAAGAACgtaataaaatcattaaaaatgggCAAAATTTCCAAGAAAGTTGCTGGGAAACTGCTGTGTAAAATGTATGATAACATGAACAACATAGTTGTCACGGATGTGAATGTTTGA
- a CDS encoding hypothetical protein (overlaps_old_locusTagID:BBM_II02100): protein MGGHGGLNILPQKEWNVYRVDRQFQVKYDYHRKVESELADKEKRRKKRYNDTLVKLKRDRLRSNSRSLSNERQSRSANTSDSAVSCVNSANDAIKLAVKRHMQHSYTRRYRPKDEPSDESTDDEMKRLKGDDLDDLKRMKYHLTDKKKSSGEQITPIDTEANDETRNGIVPFRLFEKEERRDMRRQKEQREQLIKASCYVYNGSGRNAKQINIYTDTTEEGKQNLVSDFKQFAEAPKPWYSKRCDWYQSKSNDSCNGSTKSDRFSTFKSKFDVNSVDLKDNLLMERLEREAKERERAQQLKMKKGILYP from the coding sequence ATGGGTGGCCACGGTGGATTAAATATTCTCCCTCAAAAGGAGTGGAATGTTTACCGTGTGGATCGCCAATTTCAAGTCAAATACGATTACCACCGCAAGGTAGAGTCGGAATTAGCAGATAAGGAAAAGAGACGTAAAAAACGTTACAATGACACTTTGGTTAAACTTAAAAGGGATAGGCTACGATCAAATTCTAGGTCATTGTCAAATGAAAGGCAGTCCAGATCAGCGAATACGAGTGATAGTGCTGTGAGTTGTGTGAATAGTGCCAATGATGCCATAAAATTGGCTGTAAAAAGACATATGCAACATTCCTATACGAGAAGATACAGGCCAAAAGATGAACCAAGCGATGAATCAACGGATGATGAGATGAAACGCCTTAAAGGAGATGATTTGGATGACCTTAAGCGTATGAAATATCACTTAACTGacaaaaaaaaatctaGTGGAGAACAAATAACGCCAATTGATACTGAGGCGAATGATGAAACGAGAAATGGTATAGTGCCTTTTAGGCTATTTGAGAAGGAGGAAAGGAGGGATATGAGAAGGCAAAAGGAGCAACGGGAGCAACTAATAAAAGCATCTTGCTATGTGTACAATGGGAGTGGAAGGAATGCGAAACagattaatatttacactGATACTACAGAAGAAGGtaaacaaaatttggtTTCTGATTTTAAGCAGTTTGCAGAAGCACCAAAGCCTTGGTATAGTAAACGTTGTGACTGGTATCAATCCAAATCTAACGATAGTTGTAATGGCAGCACTAAAAGCGACAGATTTAGCACGTTTAAGTCTAAATTTGATGTCAATTCAGTAGATCTCAAGgataatttgttgatgGAGAGACTGGAGAGAGAAGCCAAGGAAAGGGAAAGAGCCCAACagttaaaaatgaagaagGGTATACTGTACCCATGA
- a CDS encoding hypothetical protein (overlaps_old_locusTagID:BBM_II02105), which produces METIAINISELFTERDPKLYIKALKKITNTLKNAGNIQFPSNLTLCLLSKFSESISNIDYPNHKLVCKDFLYFFTIYLKNCPLSTYKDYFISLVSQGLRLSDHLNKVKPIASVDITLLVDYFASIFTVFKGKIKVENATNGEISVEGSIVGATIHSLLQFIDDGVKNPNCFSILNNISESIDRQIAINYYPGICSRLGRFIIKSTNDLTKVYALESLGFWVTKVIDSSRYKLKLKDKINALHNSTDYPVEFAIITKNDTNLVELIINTNSILQSIVRIKSNNPNVIIAFIKFYGQILEKCNHFISKTLHSNIVTYLLSNCKHYNEAAKILQSDNHNIVVSRDVVGRSMANDDFIASIDLFQGYHHLTQSDIIRLDTYVVFNWILKLSEQQFFGINYSDTSSIDKFFKYGREVSSVITNYYKWHLNDAQKYEIVESLSESLITHVIGQNTQSCTSKWLANLNNFRTSSLQIELQPSILIPSIANIGFLIESLDKMPSLNGIVTSFRAFLHIISAKNYLDNEDKLLLCNIYWTLNKCIKHKLQLMDCGIHSLLFDTIHLTCSNTDISSYLLEFMNSFYGDIIPLLSKYSGHLTNTCRAIIVSYDIEKQENNYNLLKAKNVIGFIGKFGLEQGNTALSQLALDILNIPIYLRQSNENSLVKPLISDNSIMECDEEFVITVLTSILLSFQKEISRSRDCRKAIANDLLSRDIKDCVCDDDVAAIPEDILQPLIPIDSLGKFGLYRRVATSVVARARHAMLLIESRYNLACKASMVVLLSLYILSTDTSELLPRISEIFPMVLKNINSSIVLSAYAIVILKYCNLVASEFVKHKQNDIVNQIYQRLVRSELAGEADERHLSSRFIFQSFALEYLVIITETKQFCLQTIFQIALLFSQNDAAPKLKELNRKLWVNLKDISPNHVLLLMRCIIDENLASRDILLGEILGNYHHIKIDNLHTEMLVEIESIEPKIALKIFSSFPLKQIPLENLTNGGFVY; this is translated from the exons ATGGAAACCATTGCTATAAATATTTCCGAACTATTTACTGAAAGAgatccaaaattgtatataaaggcactaaaaaaaattactaaCACTTTGAAAAATGCAGgaaatatacaatttccCAGTAATTTGACGCTGTGTCTACTTTCCAAGTTCTCAGAATCAATCTCCAATATTGATTATCCCAACCATAAATTGGTTTGTAAAGATTTTTTATACTTTTTTACAATCTACTTAAAAAATTGCCCGTTGTCAACTTATAAGGACTACTTCATTTCCCTAGTGTCCCAAGGCCTTAGACTATCAGACCATCTTAATAAGGTTAAACCAATCGCATCAGTTGATATTACTTTATTGGTTGATTATTTTGCATCAATTTTTACAGTCTTTAAAGGTAAGATAAAGGTTGAAAATGCAACAAATGGTGAAATTTCTGTGGAAGGATCTATTGTCGGCGCTACAATACACTCTCTACTTCAGTTTATCGATGATGGAGttaaaaatccaaattgCTTCAGCATTTTGAATAACATATCAGAAAGTATAGATAGACAAATTgctataaattattacccGGGTATTTGCTCCCGTTTGGGCAGATTCATCATCAAGTCCACAAATGATCTAACAAAAGTTTATGCTTTGGAATCTCTTGGTTTTTGGGTCACAAAAGTGATAGACTCATCGagatacaaattaaaattgaaggaTAAGATTAATGCTTTACATAATTCCACAGATTACCCAGTGGAATTTGCCATCATCACAAAAAACGACACAAATTTGGTGGAACTAATCATAAACACTAACAGCATCTTACAGTCAATTGTCAGGATAAAATCTAATAATCCCAACGTCATAATTGCattcataaaattttatggaCAAATACTGGAAAAGTGCAAtcattttatttcaaaGACATTGCATAGTAATATtgtaacatatttattatctaaTTGTAAACACTATAACGAAGCCGCAAAGATATTACAATCGGATAATCATAACATAGTAGTGAGTAGGGATGTTGTCGGTCGTTCAATGGCAAATGACGACTTTATTGCTTCAATCGACTTGTTTCAGGGatatcatcatttaacTCAAAGTGATATTATTCGATTGGACACATACGTAGTTTTCAATTGGATACTAAAATTGTCGGAACAACAATTCTTTGGAATAAATTACAGTGATACAAGTTCAATTGacaaattcttcaaatATGGTAGGGAGGTATCCAGTGTTATTACTAATTACTACAAATGGCATTTGAATGATGCCCAAAAGTATGAAATTGTAGAATCACTTTCTGAATCATTAATTACCCATGTTATTGGACAAAATACGCAATCATGCACATCAAAATGGCTTGCgaatctaaataattttcgCACAAGTTCATTACAAATTGAACTACAGCCATCAATTCTCATCCCTTCAATAGCAAATATAGGGTTTTTGATTGAATCTTTGGATAAAATGCCATCATTAAACGGCATTGTTACAAGTTTTAGAGCTTTTTTGCACATTATATCTGCTAAGAACTATCTAGATAATGAAGATAAGTTACTGCTGTGTAACATTTATTGGACATTGAATAAGTGTATCAAACACAAACTACAACTAATGGACTGCGGCATACATTCGTTATTATTTGATACAATACATCTAACATGCTCAAATACGGATATATCATCTTATTTGCTAGAGTTTATGAATAGCTTCTACGGAGATATAATTCCCCTGTTATCCAAGTATTCAGGCCACCTAACCAATACGTGTAGGGCAATTATCGTATCCTATGACATTGAAAAACAAGAAAACAATTACAATCTGTTAAAGGCAAAAAATGTGATTGGTtttattggtaaatttgggTTAGAACAAGGTAATACTGCATTATCTCAACTCGCATTGGATATTTTGAACATACCCATATATCTCAGACAATCAAATGAAAACAGCTTGGTTAAACCACTGATTAGTGATAATAGTATAATGGAATGTGATGAAGAATTCGTTATTACGGTATTAACTAGTATACTACTTTCATTCCAGAAAGAAATTTCCAGGTCACGGGATTGCAGAAAGGCAATTGCAAACGACCTTTTAAGTAGAGACATTAAGGATTGCGTGTGCGATGATGACGTTGCAGCTATTCCAGAAGATATATTACAGCCACTTATTCCCATAGATTCTCTGGGGAAGTTTGGTCTATACAGAAGAGTAGCAACTTCAGTTGTCGCTAGGGCTAGGCATGCAATGCTACTAATAGAAAG TAGATACAACTTAGCCTGCAAAGCAAGCATGGTTGTATTGTTGAGCTTATACATACTATCAACAGATACTAGTGAATTGCTACCTAGAATTTCAGAG ATCTTCCCTATGGTACTCAAGAATATTAATTCATCGATAGTATTAAGTGCCTATGCCATTGTGATActaaaatattgcaatttgGTAGCATCAGAGTTTGTAAAACACAAGCAAAATGACATtgtaaatcaaatttaccaGAGATTAGTACGTTCGGAATTGGCAGGTGAAGCTGATGAAAGACACTTGTCCAGCAGGTTCATTTTCCAATCTTTTGCTTTGGAATATCTTGTCATAATTACTGAGACTAAACAATTTTGCTtgcaaacaatttttcaaattgcCCTACTATTCAGTCAAAATGATGCTGCCCCTAAACTTAAGGAATTAAATAGAAAGCTTTGGGTAAATCTGAAGGATATATCTCCAAATCACGTTTTATTGTTAATGAGGTGTATAATAGATGAGAATTTAGCTAGTAGGGATATCTTGTTGGGGGAAATACTGggaaattatcatcatataAAAATAGACAACCTGCACACCGAGATGTTAGTGGAGATAGAATCCATTGAACCCAAAATTGCacttaaaattttcagtaGTTTTCCATTGAAACAAATACCCcttgaaaatttgacaaatggTGGTTTTGTATACTAA
- a CDS encoding hypothetical protein (overlaps_old_locusTagID:BBM_II02110), with protein sequence MGLVMFNFRCVCIYLVYICINVTLVESTQSKSNIILTGAPNFPSALINEFQRECGIETDKLTVDGSKNVYNDPKISKFIRLINEWYAKNNYIGSGVKNVRVEGGNKLHVTCNELMVDKYIPIEIHTFTNTGASVGRAVDTNPPNVLATLSGSKLIGKPTNERSVSDNFILKKLGLSPGKTFQWNHSKWAIIEACGLFKGNSVVKLVKNPKDGTVTLHLYVIENPTKIVGPFLGNILNAYKEPIFGLKFQHINLLGNGIIGTLCTSAGLSNEGYGFKSRPYKIVANLTYDIMESFVWLQNKLHQSCLMVSLKGFADNSKIGGLVKYNVKLSGKDGPRASLVTGFSSSEKLQSLTELRSSSKLLNCIIDTNSSVLGYKESNIWKFKYRGKLNLNLPINKTLSTAIECGMSTSILDNKETGCDIEIKGYRPPNLGKYNTSYDINLILYQDIPINLPTSKEDSSTVQIGKGVVGVYFAAGGGIKQLVKENIEKIESTIVATVGLMAGVNNARIFIGLPIIKVDNYAKPFNYFPNFDPKVTLDISVPINN encoded by the exons ATGGGGTTGGTAATGTTTAACTTTAGGTgtgtatgtatatatttagtatacATATGCATAAATGTTACTTTGGTGGAATCCACCCAATCTAAGTCAAACATAATACTTACTGGAGCTCCCAACTTTCCATCCGCactaataaatgaattccAAAGGGAGTGCGGTATAGAGACAGATAAATTGACTGTTGATGGCAGTAAAAATGTGTATAATGACCCAaaaatatccaaatttattagGCTTATAAACGAATGGTATGCcaaaaacaattatattGGATCGGGGGTTAAAAATGTAAGGGTGGAAGGTGGGAATAAGTTACACGTTACTTGTAACGAACTAATGGTGgataaatatataccaaTTGAAATTCATACTTTTACAAATACCGGCGCTAGCGTCGGTAGAGCAGTAGACACCAACCCACCTAACGTCTTAGCCACTCTGTCAGGCAGCAAACTAATAGGTAAACCTACGAACGAACGGAGTGTAtcagataattttatattaaagAAGCTGGGATTGAGTCCAGGCAAAACTTTCCAATGGAACCATTCAAAATGGGCGATAATTGAAGCATGCGGACTTTTTAAAGGTAATTCAGTGGTCAAACTGGTTAAAAATCCAAAGGACGGTACAGTGACATTACATCTTTACGTTATTGAAAATCCCACGAAAATCGTTGGACCATTCCTCggtaacattttaaatgcaTATAAGGAACCAATATTTGGCCTCAAATTTCAACATATCAATTTGCTAGGCAATGGAATTATTGGTACCCTTTGCACATCAGCTGGGTTGTCAAATGAAGGTTACGGATTCAAATCCAGACCATATAAGATCGTTGCTAATCTCACGTACGACATAATGGAGTCTTTTGTTTGGCTCCAAAACAAGTTACATCAATCTTGCCTGATGGTGTCACTAAAAGGCTTTGCAG acaattcaaaaattggaGGACTAGTGAAgtataatgttaaattgaGCGGTAAAGATGGTCCAAGAGCCTCGCTAGTGACTGGTTTTTCTTCTAgtgaaaaattgcaatCTCTTACGGAACTTAGGAGCAGTTCCAAATTACTG AATTGTATAATAGATACAAATTCCAGTGTCCTTGGTTATAAAGAATCAAATATATGGAAGTTCAAATACAGGGGTAAACTCAATCTAAATCTGCCCATAAACAAAACTTTATCAACCGCCATTGAATGCGGAATGAGCACCAGTATCTTGGATAACAAAGAAACGGGTTGTGATATAGAGATTAAAGGCTACCGCCCCCCAAATTTGGgtaaatataatacttCATATGATATAAACTTGATACTGTACCAGGATATACCGATAAATCTGCCTACATCCAAAGAAGACAGCAGCAC TGTGCAAATTGGAAAGGGTGTAGTCGGGGTTTATTTTGCGGCGGGGGGTGGCATTAAGCAATTAGTTAAAGAGAACATTGAAAAGATCGAGTCCACAATTGTGGCAACTGTAGGCCTTATGGCAGGGGTTAACAACGCTAGAATTTTCATTGGATTGCCCATTATTAAGGTTGACAACTATGCCAAACCCTTCAATTACTTCCCAAATTTTGATCCGAAGGTTACCCTGGATATTAGCGTACCAATAAACAACTAA
- a CDS encoding Plasmodium falciparum CPW-WPC domain (overlaps_old_locusTagID:BBM_II02115), with protein sequence MILHWCVALIFLYTHVNLTASVQLIDDIYNELVATVSIDKSELYQLISQTIVQASDLEGLPNTIIYENHVYDLSSPCPINWALAFDGKTCIKGYFARGNHNCGRSIDIKDSTPAERIAIASICGVEYPVSGTLSRDYSQTCPENWKLTEKFCIAPTQYNGKCVKLKDFHNLTQEQRLKWSIECDAYWPYLPINYSNNCPNEWIEHEKFCLAPPNYTGSCDNKIEKSSLTSIIDKKKFASRCQAYWPLETSEDESDAIYDDSLCPIGWNIDTNSSTNCIAPIGYDGPCGSVLPTVKANDEKIQLSRRCGVRWYKLDNMQLLASSDLSDCPFGWTLVDNLCIAPPSYQGPCPVSIDMSNFTSDMKRIWAQICAAYFVTRDITLRKSLSKNYNYQTINRELNDLLHSTDDPLEKATIQDELERIKKETERRTKLIGGSRFIQLTDELPCDLNLLECPYGWIKLDNKRCLAPSTYRLTGGNCPDVIVPQVEARKRLHLNQSNLSTGCNIQFPCKTCIKDYVTSLCPINWSYNAVSASCVAPKSYPPRLRRICGDSVQFKFATPIIRRQWEMACEAEFPCASSCSPDYSLPCPKGFNLKRVLRRKLTNIAMCKIANPKSLVNSNVVRDCLGPNGTINILLNKESKVMAHKTCNVNWPCASRCNENFWQACPYNWVLIDNYCISPRDYTAPEGCPLRIIVDKLRTPLDKFKFSLDCHAKWPCIDYCQQDFSQDCPPNWLDYDGLCVRPDTTLDMEKARNRIGESSENESDEDSEHICNAISKESTLMERQEFSFKCKVAWPCGGSDTIQPNPNWQIKLAAADKNWENRNLIRYYSQTN encoded by the exons ATGATTTTACACTGGTGTGTAGCGCTAATTTTCCTATATACCCATGTAAATTTAACTGCTTCAGTACAACTTATTGATGACATATATAATGAACTTGTTGCTACCGTGAGTATTGATAAAAGTG AGCTATATCAACTTATATCGCAAACCATCGTCCAAGCATCCGATTTGGAAGGCCTTCCTAATACCataatatatgaaaatCATGTTTATGATCTCAGTAGCCCATGTCCGATTAACTGGGCATTGGCATTTGATGGTAAAACTTGCATCAAAGGGTATTTTGCCCGTGGGAATCACAACTGTGGTAGAAGTATAGACATAAAAGATAGTACGCCTGCTGAAAGAATTGCCATAGCCTCGATTTGTGGTGTTGAATATCCCGTTTCAG GCACTCTCTCTAGAGATTATTCACAAACTTGTCCAGAAAATTGGAAGCTCActgaaaaattttgtattgcACCTACTCAATACAATGGAAAATGTGTTAAGCTAAAGGATTTCCACAATTTAACGCAGGAACAGCGCCTAAAATGGTCAATTGAGTGTGATGCATATTGGCCATACTTGCCTATTAATTACAGTAATAATTGCCCAAATGAATGGATAGAACACGAAAAATTTTGCCTAGCTCCACCTAACTATACTGGAAGTtgtgataataaaatagaAAAAAGTTCATTAACATctataattgataaaaaaaaatttgcttCTAGGTGCCAAGCGTATTGGCCATTAGAAACGTCGGAGGATGAATCTGATGCCATATATGATGATAGTTTGTGTCCTATAGGTTGGAATATTGATACTAATTCATCA aCAAATTGCATAGCGCCCATTGGATATGATGGTCCCTGTGGTAGCGTTCTACCAACTGTCAAAgcaaatgatgaaaaaatacaattatccAGGCGTTGTGGCGTTAGgtg GTACAAATTAGACAACATGCAATTGCTGGCCAGTTCAGATTTATCAGATTGTCCCTTCGGTTGGACTTTGGTGGATAATCTGTGTATAGCCCCTCCATCATATCAG GGCCCATGTCCAGTTTCCATTGAcatgtcaaattttaccagtGATATGAAGCGCATTTGGGCACAAATTTGTGCAGCATATTTTGTAACACGCGACATAACACTAAGAAAATCTTTGTCCAAAAACTATAATTACCAAACCATTAATAGAG AATTGAATGACTTATTACATTCAACAGATGATCCATTGGAGAAGGCAACTATTCAA GATGAATTGGAAAGGATTAAGAAAGAAACAGAGAGAAGGACAAAACTTATTGGCGGTTCTAGATTCATACAACTTACAGATGAATTGCCATGTGATTTAAATTTACTGGAATGTCCAT ATGGCTGGATTAAGTTGGACAATAAGCGATGCCTAGCTCCCTCTACATATAGATTAACAGGTGGTAATTGCCCGGATGTGATAGTCCCCCAAGTTGAAGCGAGGAAACGACTACATCTAAATCAATCAA ATCTTAGTACAGGGTGCAATATACAGTTCCCTTGCAAGACTTGTATCAAAGACTACGTGACTTCGTTATGCCCAATTAATTGGTCTTACAACGCTGTCTCAGCTTCTTGTGTAGCGCCTAAAAGTTATCCACCACGACTCAG GCGGATTTGTGGCGATAGTGTGCAATTCAAGTTTGCAACGCCCATAATTAGACGGCAATGGGAGATGGCATGTGAAGCAGAATTTCCCTGTGCCTCCAGTTGTAGCCCAGACTACTCCCTTCCTTGTCCGAAAggatttaatttaaaacGTGTACTACGTCGTAAACTAACCAATATTGCGATGTGCAAAATTGCCAATCCAAAATCTCTTGTCAATAGTAATGTTGTTAGGGATTGTTTGGGGCCAAATGGGACAATTAACATACTACTCAATAAGGAATCGAAAGTGATGGCCCATAAAACAT GCAATGTCAATTGGCCTTGCGCATCCAGGTGCAATGAGAATTTTTGGCAAGCCTGCCCATATAACTGGGTactaattgataattactGTATTTCACCCAGGGATTATACAGCGCCAGAGGGATGTCCCCTTAGGATTATCGTTGATAAACTCAGAACTCCATTGgacaaattcaaattctCATTGGATTGTCATGCAAAATGGCCCTGTATTGATTACTGTCAGCAGGATTTCTCACAA GATTGTCCTCCAAACTGGTTGGACTATGATGGGCTATGTGTTAGACCTGATACAACTTTAGATATGGAAAAGGCCAGAAATAGAATTGGTGAATCTAGTGAAAATGAATCTGATGAAGATAGTGAGCATATATGCAATGCAATTAGTAAAga gaGTACCCTTATGGAACGGCAGGAGTTTTCCTTCAAATGTAAAGTTGCTTGGCCCTGTGGTGGAAGCGATACCATTCAACCCAACCCAAACTGGCAGATCAAGCTTGCTGCAGCTGATAAGAATTGGGAGAATCGCAATTTAATTAGATATTACTCACAAACCAATTGA